A window of the Linepithema humile isolate Giens D197 chromosome 4, Lhum_UNIL_v1.0, whole genome shotgun sequence genome harbors these coding sequences:
- the LOC105672207 gene encoding serine/threonine-protein kinase Wnk isoform X5 — translation MMYETNRQRSSGGTGGGLSSLCPKLVASGGSGSQSGISLSVGHLASQESGGPCAVVTTQRIHSHAHHRRQRKLSIVAQAGPSANATGDRKVLSNISRSASISKKQTRSQRHDQNADSLSVTSNGLATSSPSSKKKVLSALHISEKSSTQSINSSSLDHENDRSFSDAEEAIAATENVFATPGSSSTPSTPINKVKSEKFSKNEEADVEHNTLAECTDLSKNAADVQHVTSNEFEQKNSISIRSSTVHKSQSINQESITNNKQRPLSNSNVGAKSSSNSDQKIVKHRNTNSAEKMIEHHSSKDIEAVNVEKDLDDATISTDTEMNSTDSNNQQTKSRKPIGYTDSVHDVSANQETANPLKTVTTDKRKTESNAGLSEEVIKSSRFVTSKVPEDITEADVKTAVEVDKEEEEERVTIYDDDGTSISDIVAAQALHESLSKLGKVPLLDTEMEEVQNTDLREEAKMKEHSEKDIVVQEETVEGFIGPLLDENFKADEKLSQKTMAMEEVQNLLMKVKVQAVEDDDDEEKAVGISPDNRFLKFEEEIGRGSFKTVYRGLDTQTGVAVAWCELQEKKLNKTERLRFREEAEMLKGLQHPNIVRFYDYWEVTLTRRKYIVLVTELMTSGTLKTYLRRFKKINPKVVKSWCRQILKGLSFLHSRSPPIIHRDLKCDNIFITGTTGSVKIGDLGLATLKNRSFAKSVIGTPEFMAPEMYEEHYDESVDVYAFGMCMLEMATSEYPYSECTGPAQIYKRVVSGVKPQSYDKVENPEVRDIIEMCIRLKKEERPLVKDLLNHEFFADDVGLKLEMVSRDSAVADTELSRVEFRLRVLDPKKRSNKHKENEAIQFDFDIQADNAEEVALEMAKSSLILEEDAKAVAKMLKSQITTLLREREERKAKEEKERLDRETATATDVTANAASAESLLQQQLLLQQMQLQQQQQQQQQQQQQQQQQQQQQPQQIQSNIGIQMQSQVPMQLQQSQMPIQQQQLQSNAQQAQQHSLQPQQVQLVQQQPIIQQQTSVVQPQQAQQIQYQQQMQQQYQQSQQQQYPQHVPQSLNANSPQCSTPQNVQGQPSFSQVPQQIQQPQQQLHQPQQYIQLNQMGVPQQIPHQIQQQIQPQMQMLSQQQHMHQQLQQQQYATQPQVQHVQQLHQHPVGSPPVQNQQYYQQNATGSSGYVSTGPLYQQTMPQQIFHTYTTSTNPSGHIEILSSTQTATQIYSHASLPTAAVAASSQSQYIQPAAQVQAPIPSGMSVNSSSAVTHIQNVPTSTIPNMQGASALLGNTNHQPQSQQNILVQMQYSQSANVIPNSLSMTSNVTNVPAQTSTSLQQQHQQHFIANTDQCPTTDRSTLMKQDTMDSIQSLPPDTPMNLQQDQIVTSAAVVTNVVQQQQPQPQPQSQPQPQPQPQPQPQPQPQPTTSNDGVTPENSESVAASERSRVKRSGTKRKKPGIKLTVLSVSSGEGQSMTVECQLDTSKQKTVTFKFDRDDMVPTDIANNLVAENLLPQSQCETFIELIEDIVKQLRLDPTRSLPLVAHGPPDQSAGGSPVTSRRPRDRDHSLDTAKQVRHGSLTRQSSHRSSYKVHRRHRSRDETSNTSTPTKLLPIDQIISHIASATSEKQQTVQTPDQAGAENTSAEASRRSSTSTQNTDTLTPTNIPSDPTDTQETIVSATSAETVVEAHHNIQDDTSNSPFQSYQGSATQTQIQDAMVSANNVSDAPKESQEQQDIVDMKESGTAKETSASDVATEVSALTVPQPVRKVSRFLVSPVVEQKNIAAEEESSVNESVDRTNIATSQSAVQSVAPTAIVEPVLKNEEHVEVNVLDTQNITVHEQASNNDQVVQAVPYTVEQTDNTQQILQQGQQSVGMQQNIIQVQTLQQVTGHVQQTTTLGQSKQHTIILQGAITSQQATQQIPQTGVQHFVPVNSQKEMPQIQQPLHTNGMAQAQAQYPNQAIMQPGVVIQQQIPIQQSVITQPHQNVQAEHQHQAQMQAQRPAVQQFVPQQVQPPQQYVMLSGHMQSIQPNVDDRNRRVSSISTASNVSVDSQLSESSNISEEKRQGVTVANVPVAHMQHVQVVAQDQQSTMPLTQSVETAQQFQTTHQNVQHVSGNVPPSMPVPLPVHSAVATDVSIPKATIKTKEVSSTLPDLAQNLANILSNPKSKSATPHPLTSHEPTSISNTSTLIDYKPVQSEQYFQPIQPEASQLQIQPPIQQSYQGPIIHQGYQSQQNFQQAFPNQQLVHQSQIPILQSIPLTIPQQIDLQTQMMQSALQTVAGQSIAQGKWIVTANQIPLQQPMRLIQPNQLQPLQNQLHLQQIPMQSQMQQQTVQDQQHSESSVVIEQSNLHLKLPEQNPVKYLETENLDSSNLNCIHRTSSDCQLLMSENENSSHDVTPEHTFVESIDSTSMLQQQLSQQQYQQQQQHRKLSQQNSLDKVSDMSSMGSIGNGTGPQTIADLHQKLVQLTSQPSESLNVGTPPISYPATPHNHQIVGGYDAYMHSLQQKLYNIGMPVSSANAVCPLSPQTTIHSSTILPDTQVDATNEGSVITQENSGAFAFSQTNVECSLDSPTPGAPTGSETMSPSKENAKIRAQRPGSRLQELEQELAKIHHRGSIFAAAPTQPLSMINPVAMQQSAQNLLTTAPGSTVPVATVTPNIVTPRSGTNTPIQTELQDGNEKANPTQPIRKISRFVVSKVAGPPAHSNTTVNQQQSTDATRAQLQQAEELKILERQNVPSYHTDDLHGVPAQVPHSRENSVPPTVQATHGTNISNMEIEKEERFVALTPSEEYQLLIKRQTLELETLQRRHREELERFQQHQLQLLIQQQQQASALHQHQHHPLLYHTVATNISGPRIPGTEDYLMFSTAPQTPLQKGPNNYPDTDETLRLAMQKLKQTPLQLQPQQASAGIPHAYVIPIPVVPSENIQSVVSQQNNNCSNDILCESIDSTHSPAISNPTQYQFAPILSEGTNITSVTGSLPASAPLPIPSSTGAYIQYHESQPLSNFQTFSCTPHGGFFLPAGYRLIYAPPTGTTQSQPATPAASHIANSRDDTPPTTESHHSTTVENSTVPSLHSDQ, via the exons GTATGAGACAAATAGGCAACGTTCTTCGGGTGGAACTGGTGGTGGCTTGTCTAGTTTATGTCCTAAGTTGGTGGCCAGTGGAGGTAGTGGCAGCCAAAGTGGTATCAGTTTGTCAGTGGGCCACTTAGCCTCTCAGGAAAGTGGAGGCCCTTGCGCAGTTGTCACTACTCAAAGGATCCACAGCCACGCACATCATAGACGCCAAAGAAAACTATCTATTGTCGCGCAGGCAGGTCCTAGTGCCAATGCTACTGGTGATAGAAAG GTGTTATCCAATATAAGTCGCTCTGCTAGTATCTCTAAAAAGCAAACTCGATCGCAGCGACATGATCAGAATGCTGATTCTTTGTCTGTAACTAGTAACGGTCTTGCAACCAGCTCCCCATCTTCCAAAAAGAAAGTACTATCTGCTCTACATATTTCCGAAAAGTCATCTACTCAAAGTATAAATTCGTCATCCTTAGATCATGAAAATGATCGTAGTTTTAGTGATGCTGAAGAAGCAATTGCAGCAACAGAGAATGTGTTTGCGACACCAG GATCTAGTTCTACACCTTCTACAccaattaataaagtaaaatcagaaaaattcaGCAAGAATGAAGAAGCAGATGTGGAACACAATACCCTCGCAGAATGTActgatttatcaaaaaatgctGCAGATGTACAACACGTGACTTCAAATgaatttgaacaaaaaaattctatatcaATAAGATCATCCACAGTACATAAATCACAATCTATTAATCAGGAAAGTATCACAAATAATAAGCAAAGACCATTGTCGAATTCTAACGTTGGCGCCAAATCTAGTAGTAACAGCGatcaaaaaattgtgaaacatAGAAATACAAATTCTGCAGAGAAAATGATTGAGCATCATAGTAGTAAAGATATCGAAGCAGTTAATGTAGAAAAAGATTTAGATGATGCTACGATATCAACGGACACAGAAATGAATTCCACAGACAGTAATAATCAACAAACGAAAAGTAGAAAACCTATAGGATACACAGATAGTGTGCATGACGTCAGTGCAAATCAAGAAACCGCAAATCCTCTGAAGACTGTAACCACCGATAAGAGGAAGACTGAGAGTAATGCAGGATTAAGTGAGGAAGTAATTAAGAGCTCGAGATTTGTAACATCAAAAGTACCGGAAGATATAACGGAAGCGGATGTCAAGACAGCAGTGGAAGTAGACaaagaagaggaggaagaaagagTGACGATATATGATGATGATGGCACCAGCATCAGCGATATAGTGGCAGCACAGGCGCTTCATGAATCTTTAAGTAAATTAGGCAAAGTTCCGCTATTAGATACCGAGATGGAGGAAGTGCAGAATACGGATTTACGAGAAGAGGCGAAAATGAAAGAGCATTCTGAAAAGGATATAGTTGTGCAGGAAGAAACGGTGGAAGGCTTTATCGGTCCATTGCTCGATGAAAACTTTAAAGCGGATGAGAAATTGTCACAGAAAACAATGGCGATGGAAGaggtgcaaaatttattaatgaaagttAAAGTGCAAGCTGTCGAGGATGATGACGATGAAGAGAAAGCTGTAGGTATTTCGCCGGACAATAGATTCTTGAAATTCGAAGAGGAAATTGGCCGTGGCAGTTTTAAGACCGTTTATCGCGGATTAGATACTCAAACAGGTGTGGCTGTAGCTTGGTGCGAATTGCAG gAGAAAAAGTTGAATAAAACAGAGAGATTAAGGTTTAGGGAAGAAGCTGAAATGCTGAAAGGATTGCAACATCCGAATATCGTAAGATTTTACGATTATTGGGAAGTTACACTTACTCGTAGGAAATATATTGTACTAGTCACTGAACTTATGACATCAGGAACATTAAAAac GTATCTGAGGAGATTTAAGAAGATCAATCCTAAAGTTGTGAAATCTTGGTGTCGGCAAATTTTGAAAGGCTTGAGCTTCCTTCATTCTAGATCACCACCCATTATCCACCGTGATTTAAaatgtgataatatttttatcacggGTACAACCGGAAGCGTAAAAATTGGTGATTTAGGTCTTGCAACACTGAAGAATCGCAGTTTTGCGAAGAGCGTTATCGGTACGCCGGAATTCATGGCACCCGAAATGTACGAAGAGCATTATGACGAGTCAGTTGACGTTTATGCTTTTGGAATGTGTATGCTTGAAATGGCTACTAGCGAGTATCCATATTCCGAATGTACAGGACCAgcacaaatatataaacgtGTCGTATCG GGTGTTAAGCCACAGAGTTATGATAAAGTGGAAAATCCGGAAGTACGTGATATTATAGAAATGTGTATACGTTTGAAGAAAGAAGAGCGACCGCTTGTTAAGGACTTGCTCAATCATGAATTTTTCGCTGATGACGTTGGATTAAAATTGGAAATGGTGTCACGCGATTCAGCAGTTGCAGATACTGAACTATCACGTGTTGAATTTAGATTGCGAGTATTGGATCCTAAAAAGCGCAGTAACaaacataaagaaaatgaGGCGATACAATTCGATTTTGACATACAAGCGGATAATGCTGAGGAAGTAGCGTTAGAAATGGCAAAGTCTAGTCTTATACTAGAGGAAGACGCTAAAGCAGTAGCCAAGATGTTGAAATCGCAAATTACCACCTTgttaagagaaagagaggaacgTAAAGCcaaggaagagaaagagcgtTTGGATAGGGAAACTGCCACGGCCACAGATGTCACAGCCAATGCCGCGAGTGCCGAAAGCTTATTACAGCAGCAATTGTTACTTCAACAAATGCAGttgcaacaacagcagcagcagcagcaacaacaacagcagcagcagcagcaacaacagcagcagcagccacAACAAATCCAGTCCAATATCGGAATACAGATGCAAAGTCAAGTTCCGATGCAATTACAACAGTCTCAAATGCCCATTCAACAACAACAACTGCAATCGAACGCTCAGCAAGCTCAACAGCACAGTTTACAACCTCAGCAGGTTCAGTTGGTTCAACAGCAACCGATAATTCAACAGCAAACGTCAGTCGTGCAGCCTCAACAAGCACAGCAGATACAATATCAACAACAAATGCAGCAGCAGTATCAGCAATCGCAACAGCAACAGTATCCTCAACATGTTCCGCAAAGTTTGAATGCAAATTCTCCGCAGTGTTCCACCCCGCAAAATGTTCAGGGTCAACCTTCATTTTCTCAGGTGCCACAGCAAATACAGCAGCCACAGCAACAATTACATCAACCACAGCAATATATACAATTGAATCAGATGGGTGTTCCGCAACAGATCCCTCATCAGATACAGCAACAAATACAACCTCAAATGCAAATGCTGTCGCAGCAGCAGCATATGCACCAACAGCTTCAACAACAGCAATACGCGACGCAACCGCAAGTCCAGCATGTACAGCAGCTGCATCAACATCCCGTTGGTTCGCCGCCTGTTCAAAATCAGCAATATTATCAGCAGAATGCTACTGGCTCTTCGGGATATGTGTCAACCGGTCCTTTGTATCAGCAAACCATGCCGCaacaaatatttcacacaTACACCACGTCCACTAATCCTTCCGGCCACATAGAGATCTTGTCGTCCACGCAAACCGCGACGCAGATTTACTCACATGCGAGTTTACCGACTGCTGCAGTGGCTGCATCGTCACAGTCGCAATATATCCAGCCAGCGGCGCAGGTTCAAGCGCCCATACCGTCGGGCATGAGTGTCAATAGCTCGTCTGCTGTGACTCACATACAGAATGTACCGACTTCAACGATCCCTAATATGCAGGGTGCGTCCGCTTTACTTGGCAATACCAATCATCAGCCTCAGTCTCAGCAAAATATTCTCGTACAAATGCAATATTCGCAAAGTGCGAATGTTATACCTAATTCTCTCTCAATGACGTCGAATGTTACAAATGTCCCGGCGCAAACGTCCACCAGTCTGCAGCAGCAACATCAACAACATTTCATTGCGAATACAGATCAGTGCCCGACGACCGACAGGTCTACCTTGATGAAACAGGACACGATGGATTCGATACAATCTCTGCCACCGGACACACCGATGAATTTACAGCAAGATCAAATTGTCACCTCTGCTGCAGTCGTAACGAACGTTGTACAGCAGCAACAGCCACAGCCACAGCCACAGTCGCAACCGCAGCCGCAGCCGCAGCCGCAGCCGCAGCCGCAGCCGCAGCCGCAGCCTACAACGTCAAATGATGG aGTTACGCCTGAAAATTCTGAAAGTGTTGCCGCTTCCGAGAGAAGTCGAGTGAAGCGTTCGGGAACGAAACGTAAGAAGCCAGGCATTAAACTGACAGTTCTGTCTGTTAGTAGTGGCGAGGGGCAATCAATGACCGTCGAGTGTCAGTTAGATACGAGTAAACAAAAGACtgttacttttaaatttgatcGAGATGATATGGTGCCTACGGACATTGCCAATAATTTG GTAGCGGAAAATCTATTGCCACAGTCCCAATGCGAGacatttatagaattaatCGAAGACATTGTCAAGCAGTTGCGCTTGGACCCTACACGTTCCCTACCTTTGGTAGCGCACGGTCCTCCCGACCAATCCGCCGGTGGAAGTCCTGTTACAAGTCGACGTCCTAGGGACCGTGACCACAGTCTCGATACAGCCAAG CAGGTGAGACATGGCTCGCTAACACGTCAAAGCAGCCACCGATCGTCGTACAAAGTCCATCGTAGGCACCGTTCG AGAGACGAAACTTCAAACACTTCCACTCCGACGAAATTATTGCCGATCGACcaaattatttctcatattgCCAGCGCTACTTCGGAAAAGCAACAAACCGTTCAAACACCTGATCAAGCAGGCGCCGAAAATACGTCAGCGGAGGCTTCTAGGAGGTCATCTACGTCTACGCAAAATACCGATACTTTAACACCTACAAATATACCGAGTGATCCAACAGACACCCAGGAAACTATTGTTTCTGCAACGTCTGCAGAAACAGTGGTGGAAGCGCATCACAATATTCAAGACGACACTAGTAATTCGCCTTTCCAATCTTACCAAGGTTCTGCAACGCAAACTCAAATTCAGGATGCTATGGTGAGTGCGAATAATGTAAGTGACGCACCGAAAGAATCTCAAGAACAGCAAGATATAGTGGATATGAAAGAATCTGGAACGGCTAAGGAGACAAGTGCGTCTGATGTAGCTACAGAGGTATCCGCTTTGACGGTACCACAGCCAGTGCGTAAAGTTTCTCGCTTCTTGGTTAGTCCTGTAGTTGAGCAGAAGAATATCGCGGCTGAAGAGGAATCTTCCGTTAACGAAAGCGTGGATCGTACCAATATCGCAACATCGCAATCAGCAGTTCAATCTGTCGCGCCTACCGCGATTGTAGAAcctgtattaaaaaatgaggAACATGTGGAAGTGAATGTGTTGGATACTCAAAATATAACAGTGCACGAACAAGCTAGCAATAATGATCAAGTGGTGCAAGCAGTTCCATATACCGTGGAACAAACAGACAACACTCAACAGATTTTGCAGCAAGGGCAACAATCGGTCGGAATgcagcaaaatattattcaagtgCAAACGCTGCAACAAGTAACGGGACATGTGCAACAAACTACAACACTCGGACAATCAAAGCAGCACACTATAATTTTACAAGGCGCTATAACTTCGCAGCAAGCGACTCAGCAAATACCTCAGACTGGCGTGCAGCACTTTGTGCCGGTAAATTCGCAGAAAGAGATGCCGCAGATACAGCAGCCGCTTCACACGAACGGAATGGCTCAAGCACAGGCGCAGTATCCGAACCAGGCGATAATGCAACCTGGCGTTGTGATACAGCAGCAGATTCCTATACAGCAGAGTGTAATAACACAGCCGCATCAGAATGTGCAAGCAGAGCATCAACATCAAGCTCAGATGCAAGCCCAACGTCCAGCAGTGCAGCAATTCGTCCCGCAACAAGTGCAGCCACCACAGCAATACGTAATGCTGTCGGGACACATGCAGTCGATACAACCGAATGTAGACGATCGAAATCGTAGAGTATCGAGTATATCTACCGCGTCGAACGTGTCTGTGGACTCCCAATTGTCGGAATCGTCCAATATATCTGAAGAGAAAAGGCAAGGTGTGACAGTGGCTAATGTGCCCGTAGCGCACATGCAGCATGTACAAGTTGTTGCGCAAGACCAGCAGAGTACAATGCCGTTGACGCAGAGCGTGGAAACTGCTCAACAATTTCAGACTACTCATCAGAATGTGCAACATGTTTCGGGAAATGTGCCCCCGTCCATGCCAGTACCCCTTCCTGTACATTCGGCCGTAGCTACGGACGTTTCTATTCCCAAAGCCACAATCAAAACGAAAGAGGTATCCTCGACACTCCCTGATCTCGCGCAAAACTTGGCGAACATACTTTCAAATCCAAAATCCAAATCCGCCACACCTCATCCTTTAACCAGCCACGAGCCAACGTCCATCTCAAACACTTCTACGTTAATCGATTACAAACCTGTGCAATCtgaacaatattttcaacctATACAACCGGAAGCGAGCCAATTGCAGATTCAGCCGCCTATTCAACAAAGTTATCAAGGACCGATTATTCATCAGGGATATCAATCGCAGCAAAACTTTCAACAAGCATTTCCAAATCAGCAGTTGGTTCACCAGAGTCAAATACCAATATTGCAATCAATTCCGCTAACAATCCCTCAACAAATTGATCTGCAAACACAGATGATGCAGTCGGCTCTTCAAACTGTAGCGGGACAATCAATCGCTCAAGGAAAGTGGATTGTTACTGCTAATCAAATTCCTCTCCAGCAACCGATGCGACTTATACAACCGAATCAGCTGCAACCACTTCAAAATCAATTGCATCTGCAACAGATCCCGATGCAATCACAAATGCAACAACAGACTGTACAAGATCAGCAACATAGCGAATCTTCCGTTGTAATAGAACAATCAAACTTACATTTAAAACTTCCAGAGCAGAATCcagtaaaatatttggaaaccGAGAATTTGGActcttcaaatttaaattg TATACATCGTACTAGTTCCGATTGCCAATTACTTATGTCCGAGAATGAGAACTCCAGTCACGATGTGACGCCTGAACACACTTTCGTTGAATCTATCGATTCTACATCAATGTTACAACAACAGTTGTCGCAACAACAATatcaacagcagcagcaacaccGCAAACTCAGTCAACAGAATTCATTGGATAAAGTGTCAGATATGAGCAGCATGGGGAGTATTGGAAATGGCACAGGGCCGCAAACCATAGCTGACTTACATCAGAAACTCGTGCAATTGACTAGTCAGCCGTCGGAATCGTTGAACGTCGGTACACCACCTATAAGCTATCCCGCTACGCCTCATAATCATCAAATAGTAGGAGGATACGACGCGTACATGCATTCTTTGCAGcagaaattgtataatatcGGTATGCCAGTTTCGTCTGCGAATGCGGTATGCCCATTATCTCCTCAAACGACAATACACTCTTCTACTATTCTCCCTGACACGCAAGTTGATGCGACTAACGAAGGCTCCGTTATAACCCAAGAGAACTCTGGTGCATTTGCATTTTCTCAAACG AATGTGGAATGCTCCCTCGATAGTCCAACGCCGGGAGCTCCTACAGGGTCTGAAACTATGAGCCCAAGCAAAGAGAATGCAAAGATACGAGCTCAAAGACCGGGATCTCGTTTGCAGGAATTGGAGCAGGAATTGGCAAAGATCCACCATAGAGGATCAATTTTTGCAGCAGCTCCGACGCAGCCATTATCGATGATTAATCCTGTAGCAATGCAACAATCCGCGCAAAATTTACTGACGACCGCTCCAGGCTCAACAGTACCAGTGGCTACTGTCACTCCCAACATTGTGACACCACGATCTGGTACCAATACTCCAATTCAAACAGAACTCCAGGACGGTAACgag AAGGCGAATCCTACACAACCTATCCGAAAAATTTCGAGATTTGTGGTTTCCAAAGTTGCGGGCCCACCTGCTCATAGTAACACTACTGTTAATCAACAACAGTCTACTGATGCGACGAGAGCTCAATTGCAACAAGcggaagaattaaaaattttagaacggCAAAATGTTCCTTCTTACCATACAGATGATCTGCATG GTGTACCTGCACAAGTACCTCATAGTCGAGAGAATTCTGTTCCGCCAACTGTACAGGCAACTCATGGTACTAATATTTCGAATATGGAA attgaaaaagaagaaagatttGTAGCTCTTACACCGAGTGAAGAATACCAACTGCTTATAAAAAG GCAAACTCTGGAATTGGAAACATTGCAAAGAAGACACAGGGAGGAGCTGGAACGTTTCCAACAACATCAGTTACAATTGCTTAttcagcagcagcaacaagcAAGCGCCCTTCATCAGCATCAGCACCATCCGTTGCTTTATCACACTGTTGCAACAAATATCTCTG GGCCTAGAATTCCAGGCACGGAAGACTATTTGATGTTCAGCACAGCGCCGCAGACTCCATTGCAGAAAGGTCCGAACAACTATCCGGACACTGACGAGACTTTACGGCTGGCCATGCAGAAATTGAAGCAGACGCCATTGCAGCTTCAGCCACAGCAGGCATCAGCTGGAATACCACATGCTTATGTTATTCCAATTCCAGTAGTGCCTTCCgaaaatatacaaagtgtAGTTTCTCAGCAGAATAATAACTGCTCGAATGACATATTATGCGAAAGCATCGATTCGACACACAGTCCGGCGATTAGTAATCCGACACAGTACCAATTCGCTCCTATATTATCGGAGGGGACGAATATTACGTCGGTGACTGGATCTTTACCTGCGTCGGCGCCCTTACCGATACCTAGTTCGACGGGCGCCTACATTCAATATCATGAGAGTCAGCCGTTATCGAATTTTCAAACCTTTAGCTGCACCCCCCACGGTGGTTTCTTTCTACCAGCTGGATACCGGCTGATATACGCACCGCCCACCGGGACGACTCAATCTCAGCCAGCGACACCCGCTGCGTCTCACATAGCAAATTCGCGCGACGATACGCCTCCAACGACGGAGTCGCATCACTCAACCACCGTCGAGAACTCGACGGTCCCTTCCTTGCATTCGGATCAATAA